In Deferribacter desulfuricans SSM1, the following are encoded in one genomic region:
- a CDS encoding addiction module protein: MKTEKLFSEIESLPLDLKVKLVEKILLSINPIEKDIDKLWAEEAEKRLKEIETKKEKLISEEDIFKEIYKK; the protein is encoded by the coding sequence ATGAAAACTGAAAAGTTGTTTTCAGAAATCGAATCTCTTCCCTTAGATTTAAAAGTAAAATTGGTAGAGAAGATATTATTAAGTATAAATCCAATAGAAAAAGATATTGATAAATTGTGGGCAGAAGAAGCTGAAAAAAGATTAAAAGAGATCGAAACTAAGAAAGAAAAACTCATTTCAGAAGAAGATATTTTTAAAGAGATTTATAAAAAATAA
- a CDS encoding glycosyltransferase, with amino-acid sequence MKMKVDKIKKSLVECDIQSKFKILVSTTDDKFLERKNTPDSKYLIINQLIKKNKSQYNYDNMFIFKEKGLSRSRNSAIELCDSEIVLISDDDVQFIENIEEIVAKAFMENPDADIITFQVLTPDGKLFKNYSHHKYWHNIRTLMKVSSIEIAFKAKKIKNLGIKFDENFGLGSIFQTGEEFIFLTDALKKGLKILYLPIPIVIHPKESSGGRFNDENLIKAKGAMFYRVFGFWSYLISLLFAIKKHKLSDKSIFEFYKIMLNGIKEYKYLKNNNEI; translated from the coding sequence ATGAAAATGAAAGTAGATAAAATAAAAAAAAGTTTAGTAGAATGTGATATACAGTCTAAATTTAAAATTTTAGTTTCTACTACTGATGATAAATTTTTAGAAAGAAAAAACACTCCTGATAGCAAGTATCTAATAATTAATCAGTTAATAAAAAAAAATAAAAGTCAGTATAATTATGATAATATGTTTATTTTTAAAGAAAAGGGTTTATCTAGAAGTCGTAATAGTGCTATTGAATTATGTGATAGTGAGATAGTCTTAATAAGTGATGATGATGTTCAATTTATAGAAAATATAGAAGAAATTGTAGCAAAAGCTTTTATGGAAAACCCTGATGCTGACATAATAACATTTCAAGTACTGACTCCTGATGGAAAGTTATTTAAAAATTACTCCCATCATAAATATTGGCACAACATTAGAACATTAATGAAAGTATCCTCAATAGAAATTGCTTTTAAAGCAAAAAAAATTAAAAATCTGGGTATTAAATTCGATGAGAATTTTGGACTGGGAAGTATTTTTCAAACAGGGGAAGAATTTATCTTTTTAACGGATGCATTAAAAAAAGGCCTCAAAATCTTATATTTACCTATTCCTATAGTTATTCATCCAAAAGAGAGTTCAGGTGGTCGTTTTAATGATGAAAATCTTATTAAAGCAAAAGGAGCAATGTTTTATAGAGTATTTGGTTTTTGGTCTTATTTAATTTCTTTATTATTTGCAATAAAAAAACATAAATTATCCGATAAAAGTATATTTGAATTTTATAAAATAATGCTCAATGGTATAAAAGAATATAAATATTTAAAGAATAATAATGAAATATAA
- a CDS encoding HepT-like ribonuclease domain-containing protein encodes MKKGRLYIDYLIDIKDAIEKIEIFVSDTNIDCLEKDEKTLFAVIRCFEIIGEAAKKVGEEIKCKYTNVPWREIAGMRDILIHEYFGIEVEVIKETLKKDLVFLKKNIIEILEKERNK; translated from the coding sequence ATGAAAAAAGGAAGACTTTATATAGATTATTTAATTGATATTAAAGATGCCATAGAAAAAATAGAAATTTTTGTTTCAGATACTAATATTGATTGTTTGGAAAAAGATGAGAAAACTTTGTTTGCTGTTATTAGATGTTTTGAAATTATTGGAGAGGCTGCTAAGAAGGTTGGTGAAGAAATAAAATGTAAATATACTAATGTCCCTTGGAGAGAGATTGCGGGTATGAGAGATATATTAATTCATGAATATTTTGGAATAGAAGTTGAGGTTATAAAAGAAACGCTTAAGAAGGATTTAGTTTTTCTTAAAAAGAATATAATTGAAATATTAGAAAAAGAAAGGAATAAGTAA
- a CDS encoding glycosyltransferase family 4 protein, with protein MVKIILGAFFISLIVSVLIILLFQKSFNIGEDYFEGPQKFHDRPTPRIGGAGIYMAFSIVIFYLLISKNSNIYLKFFISSLPIFFFGLLEDITRKVSPKVRLFAAVLSGLLAYFLIDAYLPRIGIPYIDSIFQIKLIAIVFTIIGIAGVVNAINIIDGYNGLVSVVSVIIFLALAYVGYKVHDKFVYTICFLMIGAIAGFFFWNYPFGKIFLGDGGAYFIGFTIAVLSVMLVKNHPQVSPWFPLLVVIYPVFETIFSFYRKKILRNQSPFKPDGFHFHMLIYKRVVPFVFDIHRSEKLMRNSATSPFLWLICSLGAIPAVFFWQNTPVLIIFTILFCIFYIWLYRSIVRFRFGKIIKMLKR; from the coding sequence ATGGTTAAAATTATTTTAGGTGCTTTTTTTATTTCGTTAATAGTTAGTGTTTTAATAATTTTGTTATTTCAAAAAAGTTTTAATATTGGTGAGGATTACTTTGAGGGGCCGCAGAAGTTTCATGATAGGCCGACGCCAAGGATTGGTGGAGCTGGTATATATATGGCTTTTTCAATTGTAATTTTCTATTTATTGATTTCAAAAAATTCAAATATTTATTTGAAGTTTTTTATCTCTTCATTACCTATTTTCTTTTTTGGTTTGTTAGAGGATATTACGAGGAAAGTCTCACCAAAAGTTAGGCTTTTTGCAGCGGTTTTATCTGGATTATTGGCTTATTTTTTGATTGATGCTTATTTGCCAAGAATTGGGATACCTTATATTGATAGTATTTTTCAAATTAAGCTGATTGCTATTGTTTTTACTATTATTGGCATAGCTGGTGTGGTAAATGCTATAAATATCATTGATGGTTATAATGGCCTTGTATCAGTAGTATCAGTCATTATTTTTTTAGCACTTGCTTATGTTGGGTATAAAGTACATGATAAGTTTGTATATACTATTTGTTTTTTGATGATAGGTGCTATTGCTGGTTTTTTCTTTTGGAATTATCCTTTTGGGAAGATATTTTTGGGGGATGGGGGTGCATATTTTATAGGATTTACTATTGCTGTTTTATCTGTAATGCTTGTCAAAAATCACCCTCAGGTATCACCATGGTTTCCACTTTTAGTTGTAATTTATCCAGTCTTTGAAACTATTTTCTCTTTTTACAGGAAGAAAATTTTAAGAAATCAATCTCCATTTAAACCTGATGGTTTTCATTTTCATATGTTAATTTATAAAAGAGTTGTACCATTTGTATTTGATATCCATCGCAGTGAAAAACTTATGCGTAATTCTGCCACATCCCCTTTCCTCTGGCTCATTTGCTCTCTTGGAGCTATTCCAGCTGTTTTCTTCTGGCAAAATACACCTGTTCTCATAATATTTACCATTCTTTTTTGCATTTTTTATATCTGGCTTTATAGAAGTATTGTAAGGTTTAGGTTTGGGAAAATAATAAAAATGTTGAAACGTTGA
- a CDS encoding ATP-binding protein yields MDFTRFYDEQFELIKKLDLNFTRSVYELLDIKNNKLIALLGQRGVGKSTMLLQKLKELNNNNALYISVDNPYFANVNLYEFAKKFEQYGGEFLFIDEIHKYKDIGSHLKAIYDMTNLKVIVSGSSLLQIYKEADLSRRMYEIRVPVMSFREFLEVKGYTFNNYSFEEIIENHISIAKEIASKIRPLKYFQEYLEYGCYPFFLEGISSYKQKLLNIVNYILEVDLPYTSNISYSNIDKLKRLLYLISISVPFTPNINELSQRTEISRPSLLEYLYLLEKSEILINLHFKSRGISKLQKPDKIYINNTNLVKAIAENSNIGNERETFFVNQIKSYFLNKKSFFDEDIILSKQGDFVVKDFVFEIGGKNKTKKQIKEIQNAFIVKDDIEIGDNISIPLWLFGFLY; encoded by the coding sequence ATGGATTTTACAAGGTTTTATGATGAACAGTTTGAACTAATAAAAAAATTAGATTTGAATTTCACAAGAAGTGTTTATGAATTACTGGATATAAAGAATAATAAACTAATTGCATTATTAGGGCAAAGAGGTGTTGGAAAAAGCACAATGTTGCTTCAGAAATTAAAAGAGCTAAATAATAACAATGCGTTATATATTTCAGTGGACAATCCATATTTTGCAAATGTAAATTTATATGAATTTGCTAAAAAATTTGAACAATACGGTGGAGAATTTTTATTTATAGATGAAATACATAAATACAAAGATATAGGTTCACATCTAAAAGCGATTTATGATATGACAAATTTAAAAGTTATAGTGTCTGGTTCTTCACTTTTACAAATTTACAAAGAAGCCGATTTAAGTAGAAGAATGTACGAAATAAGAGTTCCTGTAATGTCTTTTAGGGAATTTTTAGAAGTAAAAGGTTATACTTTCAATAATTACTCTTTTGAAGAAATAATTGAGAATCATATAAGTATAGCAAAAGAAATAGCTTCTAAAATAAGACCTCTAAAATATTTCCAAGAATATCTTGAATATGGTTGCTATCCGTTTTTTTTAGAAGGGATAAGCTCTTATAAACAGAAACTATTGAATATAGTTAATTACATTCTTGAAGTAGATTTACCTTATACATCAAATATTTCGTACTCAAATATAGATAAGCTGAAAAGACTACTCTATCTGATCTCCATTTCTGTTCCATTTACTCCAAATATCAATGAGTTATCTCAAAGAACAGAAATTTCAAGACCATCTTTATTGGAGTATCTTTATTTGCTTGAAAAAAGTGAGATATTGATTAATCTACATTTCAAATCAAGAGGTATTTCAAAACTTCAAAAACCGGATAAAATTTATATAAACAATACAAATTTAGTTAAAGCAATTGCAGAAAATTCAAATATCGGAAATGAAAGGGAGACATTTTTTGTAAATCAGATAAAAAGTTATTTTTTAAATAAAAAGAGTTTTTTTGATGAAGATATAATTTTATCAAAACAAGGTGATTTTGTAGTAAAAGATTTTGTTTTCGAAATAGGGGGTAAAAATAAAACAAAAAAACAGATAAAAGAGATTCAAAATGCTTTTATTGTAAAAGATGATATTGAAATTGGAGATAATATTTCTATTCCTCTTTGGCTTTTTGGGTTTTTGTATTGA
- a CDS encoding glycosyltransferase family 2 protein — translation MKYNNLISIITPSYNSEKFISETIKSVLTQTYQYWEMIIVDDCSPDNSNKIIEKFCRKDNRIKLIKLERNSGPAIARNRGIQEARGRYIAFLDADDLWKPDKLEKQLNFMAENKLSFTYSSYDLIDEDGRFLGTFKTKETISYESMLKTCSVGCLTAIYDTKILGKMFMPNILKRQDYGLWLKILKKIRTTKGIIEPLAIYRIRKDSVSSNKLKAALYQWKIYRDVEELSLFKSLYYFINYVYYGIKKYK, via the coding sequence ATGAAATATAATAATTTAATTTCAATAATAACTCCATCATATAATTCAGAAAAATTTATATCTGAAACAATTAAATCAGTATTAACCCAAACTTATCAATATTGGGAGATGATAATAGTAGATGATTGTTCTCCTGATAATTCGAATAAAATTATAGAAAAATTTTGCAGAAAAGATAATAGAATAAAGTTAATAAAATTAGAAAGAAATAGTGGGCCAGCTATAGCAAGAAATAGAGGGATACAAGAAGCGAGGGGGAGATATATAGCATTTTTGGATGCAGATGATTTATGGAAACCTGATAAGTTAGAAAAGCAGTTAAATTTTATGGCAGAAAATAAGTTATCTTTTACATATAGTTCTTATGATTTAATAGATGAAGATGGCAGATTTTTAGGTACATTTAAAACCAAAGAAACAATAAGTTATGAAAGTATGTTAAAAACTTGTAGTGTCGGATGTCTAACTGCAATTTATGATACAAAAATTTTAGGCAAGATGTTTATGCCAAATATATTGAAACGACAAGATTACGGACTTTGGTTAAAAATACTGAAAAAGATAAGAACTACAAAAGGTATTATTGAACCTTTAGCGATTTATAGAATCAGAAAGGATTCAGTCTCTTCAAATAAATTAAAGGCTGCTCTATATCAATGGAAAATATATAGAGATGTTGAAGAGTTAAGTTTATTTAAAAGTTTGTATTACTTTATAAACTACGTATATTATGGTATTAAAAAGTATAAATAA
- a CDS encoding nucleotidyltransferase family protein, which yields MEEIVKKLQKIRSFLEKEYFVKNIALFGSYVRGEQDESSDLDILVEFYKTPTLIQFLRLKNFLSDYLGVRVDLVMKQSLKPVIGEKILKEAISI from the coding sequence ATGGAAGAAATTGTAAAAAAATTGCAGAAAATACGCAGTTTTCTAGAAAAAGAATATTTCGTAAAGAATATTGCATTGTTTGGGTCTTATGTCAGAGGTGAACAAGATGAAAGTAGTGACCTTGATATTCTAGTAGAATTTTATAAAACACCTACTTTGATACAATTTTTGAGATTAAAAAATTTTTTGTCAGATTATTTAGGTGTCAGAGTAGATCTAGTTATGAAGCAGTCTTTAAAACCAGTTATTGGTGAAAAAATACTCAAAGAAGCTATATCAATATGA
- a CDS encoding type II toxin-antitoxin system RelE/ParE family toxin, with product MKVSFHPEAKKELLEAINYYNEFNDQLGLEFVKEFYSATERIKLFPGAWSKLSNNTRRCLLNRFPYGIIYTVKDEQIIILAVMQLNKKPKLLEKQGIIAFYLI from the coding sequence ATGAAAGTATCTTTCCATCCTGAGGCTAAGAAAGAGCTTTTAGAAGCGATAAATTATTATAACGAGTTTAATGACCAGTTAGGATTGGAGTTTGTTAAAGAGTTTTATTCAGCAACAGAAAGAATAAAGTTGTTTCCTGGTGCATGGTCAAAACTTTCAAATAACACAAGAAGGTGTCTATTAAATAGATTTCCGTATGGCATTATCTATACTGTTAAAGATGAGCAAATTATAATATTGGCAGTTATGCAGTTAAACAAAAAACCAAAATTATTGGAAAAACAGGGAATAATAGCCTTTTATTTAATATAG
- a CDS encoding type II toxin-antitoxin system RelE/ParE family toxin, with translation MKNNPYHPSLRLHKLKRSLKNLYSVSINLEYRIVLDFVIQNKIIILVDIGKHDVVY, from the coding sequence ATGAAAAATAACCCATACCATCCTTCTTTGAGATTGCATAAACTCAAAAGAAGTCTTAAAAATTTATATTCGGTTTCTATTAATTTAGAATATAGAATAGTTTTGGATTTTGTTATTCAAAATAAAATCATTATACTTGTCGATATAGGTAAACATGATGTTGTTTATTAA
- a CDS encoding type II toxin-antitoxin system prevent-host-death family antitoxin has protein sequence MIITANELKRRGVSLIDSLIKKFDEVIISVRGKQKYVVLDIDRYEKLRNSEIEIAYLNVVKDLENNRYHTDIESYIKNISK, from the coding sequence ATGATAATTACAGCAAATGAACTTAAAAGAAGAGGCGTTAGCCTGATAGATAGTTTGATAAAGAAATTTGATGAGGTTATAATCAGTGTTAGAGGTAAGCAAAAATATGTAGTACTTGATATTGACCGGTATGAAAAACTAAGAAATAGTGAAATAGAGATAGCTTATCTTAATGTGGTGAAGGATCTTGAGAATAATAGATACCATACGGATATTGAGAGTTATATAAAAAATATATCAAAATAA